From one bacterium genomic stretch:
- the serA gene encoding phosphoglycerate dehydrogenase: protein MKVLISDNLSPRGVEILKKAGLEVDFRSKTSAEEIEQLIPGYDALIIRSATKVTAGLLEKAGKLKVIGRAGSGLDNVDIPAATKKGIVVMNTPGGNTVTTAEHTIGMLFACARMIPQAYASMKAGKWEKKKFEGVELWDKTLGVVGLGAIGSVVANRCAALGMKVLAYDPFISTEKARALGVELADLPTIWKRADFITLHTPKTKDTANLINAATIAQMKDGVRIINCARGGIVNEAELAEALKSGKVAMAAFDVFEKEPPAPDHPLMALENFIATPHLGASTAEAQENVATAVAEQVVDYLVQGTVRNAVNVPSVPADQLPALAPYIGLAEKMGLFQAQLSDGGLTEVRVEYSGEVAALKLEPITLAALKGLLTPILEENVNYVNAPLIAKDRGIEVKVSTSSGGTEYTSLITIRIKSGGKELAVAGTLNSRKEPRIVRVDDFPMEAVPDGEMLVLMNNDKPGVIGGTGTLLGESGINIARMQFGRESAGGRAMSVVSIDSPAPAAVIERLKKLPNVLSVKQIRV, encoded by the coding sequence ATGAAGGTACTCATCAGCGACAACCTCTCGCCCCGCGGGGTGGAGATCCTCAAGAAGGCCGGGCTCGAGGTCGACTTCCGCAGCAAGACCTCCGCGGAGGAGATCGAGCAGCTCATCCCCGGCTACGACGCCCTCATCATCCGCTCCGCGACGAAGGTCACGGCGGGGCTCCTCGAAAAAGCCGGAAAGCTCAAGGTCATCGGCCGGGCCGGCAGCGGCCTGGACAACGTCGACATTCCCGCGGCGACGAAGAAGGGCATCGTCGTCATGAACACGCCCGGCGGCAACACCGTCACCACCGCCGAGCACACCATCGGGATGCTGTTCGCCTGCGCGCGCATGATCCCGCAGGCCTACGCCTCGATGAAGGCCGGCAAGTGGGAGAAGAAGAAGTTCGAGGGCGTCGAGCTCTGGGACAAGACCCTCGGCGTCGTCGGCCTCGGCGCGATCGGCAGCGTCGTCGCCAACCGCTGCGCCGCGCTCGGCATGAAGGTGCTGGCCTACGACCCCTTCATCTCCACGGAGAAGGCCAGGGCGCTCGGCGTCGAGCTGGCCGACCTGCCGACCATCTGGAAGCGCGCCGACTTCATCACGCTGCACACCCCGAAGACCAAGGATACCGCCAACCTCATCAACGCGGCGACGATCGCCCAGATGAAGGACGGCGTGCGCATCATCAACTGCGCGCGCGGTGGCATCGTCAACGAGGCGGAGCTGGCCGAGGCGCTCAAGAGCGGCAAGGTCGCGATGGCGGCCTTCGACGTCTTCGAGAAGGAGCCGCCCGCGCCTGACCACCCGCTGATGGCGCTGGAGAACTTCATCGCGACGCCGCATCTTGGCGCCTCGACGGCCGAGGCGCAGGAGAACGTCGCGACGGCCGTGGCCGAGCAGGTGGTGGACTACCTCGTGCAGGGCACGGTGCGCAACGCGGTCAACGTTCCCTCGGTGCCGGCGGACCAGCTCCCGGCGCTCGCGCCGTACATCGGACTCGCCGAGAAGATGGGCCTCTTCCAGGCGCAGTTGAGCGACGGCGGGCTGACCGAGGTGCGCGTCGAGTACAGCGGCGAGGTCGCGGCCCTCAAGCTCGAGCCGATCACGCTGGCCGCGCTCAAGGGCCTGCTGACGCCGATCCTCGAGGAGAACGTCAACTACGTCAACGCGCCGCTGATCGCCAAGGACCGCGGCATCGAGGTCAAGGTCTCGACCTCCTCCGGCGGCACGGAGTACACGAGCCTGATCACCATCCGGATCAAGTCGGGCGGGAAGGAGCTTGCCGTCGCGGGGACGCTCAACAGCCGCAAGGAGCCGCGGATCGTCCGCGTGGACGACTTCCCGATGGAGGCGGTCCCCGACGGCGAGATGCTCGTGCTCATGAACAACGACAAGCCGGGGGTCATCGGCGGCACCGGCACGCTGCTGGGCGAGAGCGGCATCAACATCGCCCGCATGCAGTTCGGGCGCGAGAGCGCCGGCGGCCGCGCGATGTCCGTCGTCAGCATCGACAGCCCCGCCCCGGCGGCCGTGATCGAGCGGCTGAAGAAGCTGCCGAACGTCCTGTCGGTCAAGCAGATCCGGGTCTGA
- a CDS encoding PHP domain-containing protein: protein MAAPGFAIDLHVHTHLSGDNAADPEECVARAIERGLQGIAFTEHYSYGVSEPIEGLRERYRAALLVVRGVEFSTAEGHCLVFGVDTDRLCAPYAPAAELVRLVGERGGAVIPSHPYRGGGTGLGDCILALRGITAVEGHNGCNAGGLNRRAIEAARRLGLPVTGGSDAHRPEDVGDCFTRFRRRVTADNLVVLLRGGEYEAVDTRRASAGLFR, encoded by the coding sequence ATGGCCGCCCCCGGCTTCGCCATCGACCTGCACGTGCACACGCACCTGAGCGGCGACAACGCCGCCGACCCCGAGGAGTGCGTCGCGCGGGCGATCGAGCGGGGGCTGCAGGGCATCGCGTTCACCGAGCACTACTCCTACGGCGTCTCCGAGCCCATCGAGGGGTTGCGGGAGCGCTACCGCGCCGCGCTGCTGGTCGTGCGCGGCGTGGAGTTCTCCACCGCGGAAGGGCACTGCCTCGTCTTCGGGGTCGACACCGACCGTCTCTGCGCGCCGTACGCGCCGGCGGCGGAACTGGTCCGGCTCGTCGGCGAGCGGGGCGGCGCGGTCATCCCCTCGCACCCCTACCGCGGCGGCGGGACCGGGCTGGGCGACTGCATCCTCGCGCTTCGCGGCATCACGGCGGTCGAGGGGCACAACGGCTGCAACGCCGGTGGACTGAACCGGCGCGCCATCGAGGCGGCGCGGCGGCTCGGGCTGCCGGTCACCGGCGGCTCCGACGCCCACCGGCCCGAGGACGTCGGTGACTGTTTCACGCGCTTTCGTCGCCGCGTGACCGCCGACAACCTGGTGGTGCTGCTCCGCGGCGGGGAGTACGAGGCCGTCGACACGCGGAGGGCCAGCGCGGGCCTGTTCCGGTAG
- a CDS encoding histidine triad nucleotide-binding protein: MADVEECVFCKVARGKLPAYILHKDEHVLAFHDINPQAPVHVLIVPLKHITDLEAIGAEDSDIVARMFEAARKVAKELRFESNGYRLVINNGRPAGQIVPHLHLHVLSGRSFGWPPG; this comes from the coding sequence ATGGCTGACGTGGAGGAGTGCGTATTCTGCAAGGTCGCGCGCGGGAAGCTCCCCGCCTACATTCTGCACAAGGACGAGCACGTCCTGGCGTTCCACGACATCAACCCGCAGGCCCCGGTGCACGTGCTCATCGTGCCGCTCAAGCACATCACCGACCTCGAGGCGATCGGCGCGGAGGACAGCGACATCGTCGCGCGCATGTTCGAGGCGGCGCGGAAGGTCGCGAAGGAGCTGCGCTTCGAGAGCAACGGCTATCGCCTCGTGATCAACAACGGCCGGCCGGCGGGCCAGATCGTGCCCCACCTGCACCTGCACGTGCTCTCCGGCCGCTCCTTCGGCTGGCCGCCCGGGTAG
- a CDS encoding SPFH domain-containing protein produces MIDGLRRQLRSVIQWQDPSPETLFVRWTDNGDEIKNASKLIVGPGQGCIFVYEGRVEAVIEKECLVDLKTENVPFWTTVSRFMQFFASEHKAGIHYFRMAKVLDQKWGTASPVRYEDPKYGIPVGLSAYGNYSFRIKDPRWFFVNVVAGAPVFTVEDFRRVMNDRIVQPLGDHLAEARHSYADIDAQREEIAAGMQGRLQAEFAQLGFEITDFRIEGTGFDADTVRRIGRIADLSAEARGALAAGLDFGRLQQLEGLREAARNEGGGAGVGLGLGAGVGFGQMMAGAVTGAPGAAPPGGGDAAARLEQLEKLRAASLVTEEEYRAKRKEILDRL; encoded by the coding sequence ATGATCGACGGCCTGCGGCGGCAGCTGCGCTCGGTGATCCAGTGGCAGGACCCCTCCCCGGAGACGCTGTTCGTCCGGTGGACGGACAACGGGGACGAGATCAAGAACGCCTCGAAGCTCATCGTCGGGCCGGGGCAGGGCTGCATCTTCGTCTACGAGGGGCGGGTCGAGGCGGTCATCGAGAAGGAGTGCCTCGTCGACCTCAAGACCGAGAACGTCCCCTTCTGGACGACGGTCAGCAGGTTCATGCAGTTCTTCGCGAGCGAGCACAAGGCGGGCATCCACTACTTCCGGATGGCGAAGGTGCTCGACCAGAAATGGGGCACCGCGTCGCCGGTGCGCTACGAGGACCCGAAGTACGGCATCCCCGTGGGCCTGAGCGCCTACGGCAACTACAGCTTCCGCATCAAGGACCCGCGCTGGTTCTTCGTGAACGTGGTCGCCGGCGCGCCGGTCTTCACGGTGGAGGACTTCCGGCGGGTGATGAACGACCGGATCGTCCAGCCGCTGGGCGACCACCTCGCGGAGGCCCGGCACTCCTATGCGGACATCGACGCGCAGCGCGAGGAGATCGCGGCCGGGATGCAGGGCCGGCTCCAGGCGGAGTTCGCGCAGCTGGGCTTCGAGATCACGGACTTCCGCATCGAGGGGACGGGCTTCGACGCGGACACGGTGCGGCGCATCGGTCGCATCGCAGACCTCTCCGCCGAGGCCAGGGGCGCCCTGGCCGCCGGGCTGGACTTCGGCCGGCTCCAGCAGCTCGAGGGCCTGCGCGAGGCGGCGCGCAACGAGGGCGGCGGCGCCGGCGTCGGGCTCGGCCTCGGCGCAGGGGTCGGTTTCGGCCAGATGATGGCCGGGGCCGTGACCGGCGCGCCGGGCGCGGCCCCCCCGGGCGGGGGCGACGCCGCGGCCCGGCTGGAGCAGCTGGAGAAGTTGCGCGCGGCCTCCCTGGTCACCGAGGAGGAGTACCGCGCGAAGAGGAAGGAGATCCTCGACCGTCTCTGA
- a CDS encoding tetratricopeptide repeat protein, protein MKPHATRSCRRLAVAAALAIAAPASLCRAADDPDELVRRSREHLEAGRLQDATEDLEHAAEARPEDAGLRLALARVLFLRNDLRGARRAVDEALELDPGSGPAHELSGDLYDREGLLNKAVGEWETAAAAGGSHALAAKIDRARREMAAEEGMGRESGRHFIVLYERDVPQALVRGFFGFLDRAFDVLHDRLGEYPRGDITVILYSRDAFRDITRMPDWAGGAYDGKIRIPVGGLSDVEEAAGLPGILVHEMTHAFLHQMAPQGLPLWFNEGIATAFQGWDVAAARAWFAAHGDQAELLTTLDDVDRTLRGRGGSVTAGYAAARLAVADLEELRGFGAVRRIVAAVGEGRPFAEAFRDETRLEVGEFEERWAKGLR, encoded by the coding sequence GTGAAGCCACACGCTACCCGGTCGTGCCGCCGCCTCGCGGTCGCAGCCGCCCTCGCGATCGCCGCTCCCGCCTCGCTCTGTCGCGCGGCCGACGATCCGGACGAACTGGTGCGCCGGAGCCGGGAGCACCTCGAGGCCGGCAGGCTCCAGGATGCGACCGAGGACCTGGAACACGCGGCCGAGGCGCGCCCGGAGGACGCGGGCCTGCGCCTGGCGCTGGCGCGGGTGCTCTTTCTGCGCAATGACCTGCGCGGCGCGCGGCGCGCCGTCGACGAGGCCCTGGAGCTTGACCCCGGGAGCGGGCCGGCGCACGAGCTCTCCGGCGACCTCTACGATCGCGAGGGACTCCTCAACAAGGCCGTCGGCGAGTGGGAGACCGCGGCTGCCGCCGGGGGGTCGCACGCGCTGGCCGCGAAGATCGACCGGGCCCGCCGGGAGATGGCGGCGGAGGAGGGCATGGGCCGGGAGAGCGGCCGCCACTTCATTGTGCTCTACGAGCGCGACGTGCCCCAGGCGCTGGTGCGGGGCTTCTTCGGGTTCCTCGACCGGGCGTTCGATGTCCTGCACGACCGCCTCGGCGAGTACCCCCGCGGCGACATCACGGTCATCCTCTACTCGCGCGACGCGTTCCGCGACATCACGCGGATGCCGGATTGGGCGGGCGGGGCCTACGACGGCAAGATCCGCATTCCGGTCGGCGGGCTCTCGGACGTGGAGGAGGCCGCCGGCCTGCCCGGGATCCTCGTCCACGAGATGACCCACGCCTTCCTGCACCAGATGGCGCCGCAGGGGTTGCCGCTCTGGTTCAACGAGGGGATCGCCACCGCCTTCCAGGGGTGGGATGTGGCCGCGGCCCGGGCCTGGTTCGCCGCTCACGGGGACCAGGCCGAGCTGCTCACGACGCTCGACGACGTCGACCGGACGCTCAGGGGACGCGGCGGCAGCGTCACGGCCGGCTACGCCGCCGCCCGGCTGGCCGTCGCCGACCTCGAGGAGCTGCGGGGGTTCGGGGCCGTGCGCCGCATCGTGGCCGCGGTGGGCGAGGGCCGGCCCTTCGCGGAGGCCTTCCGCGACGAGACGCGCCTGGAGGTGGGCGAGTTCGAAGAGCGTTGGGCGAAGGGACTGCGCTGA
- a CDS encoding cytochrome C, translating to MRQRPARILRVLALLVAFAALGACAAGKSLQTTHPEKVEGSPRCSECHDDWRNIYDHTPAFARAHGAPASRDRDLCGSCHRASFCADCHAYRDEIAPAEKYADAPERMMPHPRSYVAQHRIDGRLNPAACFRCHGRTSEARCQQCHR from the coding sequence ATGAGACAACGACCTGCACGAATCCTCCGTGTCCTCGCGCTGCTCGTGGCGTTCGCCGCCCTCGGGGCCTGCGCGGCCGGCAAGAGTCTGCAGACCACCCACCCGGAAAAGGTCGAGGGCAGTCCCCGCTGCAGCGAATGCCACGACGACTGGCGGAACATCTACGACCACACGCCGGCGTTCGCCCGGGCACACGGCGCCCCGGCCTCGCGCGACCGCGACCTCTGCGGGAGCTGCCACCGGGCGTCCTTCTGCGCGGACTGCCACGCCTACCGCGACGAGATCGCTCCCGCCGAAAAGTACGCCGACGCCCCGGAGCGCATGATGCCGCACCCGCGCTCCTACGTCGCCCAGCACCGCATCGACGGACGTCTCAACCCGGCCGCCTGCTTCCGCTGCCACGGCCGCACGAGTGAAGCGAGGTGTCAGCAATGTCACCGCTAG
- a CDS encoding shikimate kinase — MRADGNIVLIGMPGAGKSTVGVLLAKHLGLDFVDTDLLIQRADGRRLQEIVDEDDYHELRRLEEAAILGIEARGAVIATGGSAVYSARAMEHLRGLGTIVHLRASLPLLASRIDDYGRRGIANASGQTLADIFAERTPLYERHADIAVDVDGRPPAAIVRAVARALRTRAAATRR, encoded by the coding sequence ATGCGCGCGGACGGGAACATCGTCCTGATCGGCATGCCCGGCGCCGGGAAGAGCACCGTCGGCGTGCTCCTGGCCAAGCACCTCGGCCTCGACTTCGTGGACACGGATCTGCTCATTCAGCGGGCGGACGGGCGGCGCCTGCAGGAGATCGTCGACGAGGACGACTACCACGAACTGCGGCGGCTCGAGGAGGCGGCGATCCTCGGCATCGAGGCGCGCGGGGCCGTGATCGCCACCGGCGGCAGCGCCGTCTACAGCGCGCGGGCCATGGAGCACCTGCGCGGCCTGGGGACGATTGTCCACCTGCGGGCGAGCCTCCCGCTCCTGGCGTCGCGCATCGACGACTACGGCCGCCGGGGGATCGCCAACGCATCCGGCCAGACGCTCGCGGACATCTTCGCGGAGCGCACGCCGCTGTATGAGCGTCACGCCGACATCGCGGTGGATGTCGATGGCCGCCCTCCCGCGGCGATCGTCCGTGCGGTGGCCCGGGCGCTCCGCACTCGGGCGGCAGCGACCCGCCGCTGA